From Pelotomaculum schinkii, the proteins below share one genomic window:
- a CDS encoding S-layer homology domain-containing protein has product MKLRIVAYLQIALMLLMCVPAMALANTPNTTLSLSKTTASVNKSVTASGTTEPNAWVPLKVVDAAKNIVYFDTTKSDATGNYSIDFIVPGGAAGTLTVVAGEGDNVDNKRLNVGASSSSSGGSGGGSTTPQPVNSTTGEASVSPGAGGKISLGSDVSVNIPANALTGTAKVDITIQKVSSPQATPAGFKLLGSVYEFKVDGNETYTFNKPVTLTFTFDPASLSPGETPAVHYYDETLGKWVNIGGAVSGNTITVQVDHFTKFAVLASSKQEEQPTLQPTLNDIAGHWAENNINQLVRLGAISGYSDGNFKPDNAITRAEFATVLVKAFQLTSQDGKTFADTAGHWAKDYIAAAAAAGVVNGYDSNTFGPDDMITREQMAVMIAKAAKLAPAAGELQFSDSGSISGWAREAIATVTENGIMKGYPDNTIQPQGNATRAEAVTVIVNALNR; this is encoded by the coding sequence ATGAAGCTCAGAATAGTAGCATATCTCCAAATAGCGTTAATGCTGCTGATGTGTGTTCCTGCTATGGCGCTGGCAAACACGCCAAACACCACCCTGTCGTTAAGTAAAACTACGGCGTCAGTTAACAAAAGCGTCACAGCTTCAGGCACAACCGAACCAAACGCATGGGTTCCCCTCAAAGTAGTAGACGCGGCAAAAAACATCGTATATTTTGATACAACAAAATCAGATGCAACCGGAAATTACAGCATAGACTTCATCGTCCCGGGAGGCGCTGCAGGCACATTAACAGTTGTTGCCGGTGAAGGCGACAACGTAGACAACAAGAGACTTAACGTAGGCGCCAGCAGCAGTAGTTCTGGTGGTTCTGGTGGTGGATCTACTACTCCGCAACCGGTTAACAGCACTACCGGAGAAGCCTCTGTAAGCCCGGGTGCCGGTGGAAAAATCAGCCTGGGCAGTGATGTTTCAGTAAATATTCCGGCCAACGCCTTAACAGGCACAGCTAAAGTAGACATTACTATTCAGAAGGTTAGTAGCCCGCAAGCTACTCCTGCAGGCTTCAAGCTGCTTGGCTCCGTCTACGAATTTAAAGTAGACGGCAATGAAACTTATACTTTCAACAAGCCGGTCACCCTGACTTTTACTTTCGATCCAGCTTCCTTAAGTCCGGGCGAGACCCCGGCGGTCCATTACTACGACGAAACCCTTGGCAAATGGGTAAACATCGGCGGCGCCGTATCCGGCAATACCATAACCGTGCAGGTGGACCACTTCACCAAATTTGCCGTACTGGCTTCCAGCAAGCAGGAGGAGCAGCCCACGCTGCAGCCCACATTAAATGATATCGCCGGTCACTGGGCTGAGAACAATATCAATCAATTGGTTAGGCTCGGCGCTATCAGCGGTTATAGCGACGGCAACTTCAAGCCTGACAACGCGATAACCCGGGCCGAATTTGCCACTGTGCTGGTTAAAGCGTTCCAACTGACGTCTCAAGACGGTAAAACATTTGCGGATACAGCCGGGCACTGGGCTAAAGATTACATTGCGGCCGCGGCAGCTGCGGGCGTGGTCAACGGCTATGACTCCAATACCTTCGGGCCGGATGATATGATTACCCGCGAGCAGATGGCTGTTATGATTGCCAAGGCCGCGAAACTTGCCCCGGCTGCGGGAGAGCTTCAGTTCTCCGACAGCGGCAGCATTTCCGGCTGGGCCAGAGAGGCTATTGCCACCGTGACGGAAAACGGGATCATGAAAGGGTATCCTGATAACACCATTCAGCCACAGGGTAACGCCACCAGGGCGGAAGCTGTTACAGTTATAGTCAATGCGCTGAACCGATAA